A single Tenacibaculum sp. 190524A02b DNA region contains:
- a CDS encoding M36 family metallopeptidase — protein MKQIYLLVALFLMSQVGFAQSKNLKDHSTIQQHFNQLKQGAKPSSLDYTEWKVTSSASSLKKGLVHYYLTQYYKGIPIVNGTYNMSVLNSKVNYANNQFVTDIKSKLVGAKAASISEVEAVNSVIKAHRLPSAARLVKTMKRKNGDEVLEFRNSGITADNEPIVVKKAYVLHDNKLKLCWNVNLYEKGGENWWNSYVDATTSKIIKEDNWVIKCKFDAHGHKNHTTHDVKTYFGTRSKSLTPYLKEQSMLAPDSYNVYPMPLMSPDEGGRSIITNPANATASPYGWHDTNGSAGAEHTNTRGNNVWAQEDTNGNNGTGASPDGGSGLDFNFPVNLNQAPSTYQDAVTTNLFYWNNIMHDVWYQYGFDEASGNFQENNYGKGGSGSDSVNADAQDGSGTNNANFATPPDGSNPRMQMFLWNRTTPGRDGSFDNGIIAHEYGHGISIRLVGGRNSNVLGGGEQMGEGWSDWFGLMLTMKAGDKGTDRRGVGTYVLGQGNDGQGIRPTVYSTDRSQNDTDYADINNLRVPHGVGYGFATILWDMTWLLVDQEGFDPNFYTGTGGNNIAMALVIEGLKNTASNPGFVSGRDAILQADQDLYNGKYKCLIWKAFAERGVGEGANENTNGGFNSNTDQTVSFTNPCDGGNPDPGACSGDVTSFPFNESFEAGLGQWKDATTGDDINFTRNSGGTPSNSTGPSAASDGTYYLYVEASGNGTGYPNKRAILNSPCLNFSSLTKPNLAFQYHMYGSAIATLTVEARKDNTGTWTSVFSQSGDQGNSWKTANVDLTAYAGEASVQLRFNVVTGSGTSGWQSDIAIDAVAIAQGDGGGDPDPTCEAINFNDFTITSFSNQDSAGDYSIGNSGASLALTNNTWKYIAMNYTVTTNTVIEFEFSSTSEGEIHAVGFENDNSLTSSRYFKVYGTQNYGVTNFDDYVSGTKKYVIPVGSSYTGAMDRLVFINDNDAGSGNNSTFSNVKIYEGSCGSSVVAVNDFDTRVDVLGTQDEDIFTSIQLAPNPVKKGYQLNIIGPNNSMSGASYKVINMLGQVLEQGKLTKKIINVDKLNSGVYILNIENEFTKTNKRFIIE, from the coding sequence ATGAAACAAATTTATTTGTTAGTGGCATTATTCTTAATGTCACAAGTAGGTTTTGCGCAAAGCAAAAACCTAAAAGACCACAGTACAATCCAACAACATTTTAATCAGTTAAAACAAGGAGCAAAACCTTCCTCTTTGGACTATACTGAATGGAAAGTAACAAGTTCGGCGTCATCGCTGAAAAAAGGATTAGTTCATTATTATTTAACACAGTATTATAAAGGAATACCTATTGTAAATGGTACCTATAATATGTCTGTATTAAATAGTAAGGTAAACTATGCTAATAATCAGTTTGTAACAGATATCAAATCTAAATTAGTAGGAGCTAAAGCAGCATCTATTTCTGAAGTAGAAGCTGTTAATTCGGTAATTAAAGCGCATAGATTACCTTCTGCCGCTAGACTGGTAAAAACAATGAAAAGAAAAAATGGCGACGAGGTATTAGAGTTCAGAAATTCAGGAATTACAGCTGATAATGAACCTATCGTTGTTAAAAAAGCGTATGTTTTACATGACAATAAATTAAAATTATGTTGGAATGTAAACTTATATGAAAAAGGAGGAGAAAACTGGTGGAATAGCTATGTAGATGCTACTACTAGTAAAATTATTAAGGAAGATAACTGGGTAATTAAGTGTAAGTTTGATGCACACGGACACAAAAATCACACAACCCATGATGTAAAAACGTACTTTGGAACTAGAAGTAAAAGCTTAACACCTTATTTAAAAGAACAAAGTATGTTAGCTCCAGACTCATATAATGTATATCCAATGCCATTAATGAGTCCAGATGAAGGAGGTAGAAGTATTATAACAAATCCAGCTAATGCAACAGCTTCTCCATATGGATGGCATGATACCAATGGTAGTGCTGGTGCTGAACATACTAATACTAGAGGGAATAATGTATGGGCACAAGAAGATACTAATGGGAATAATGGTACAGGAGCTTCGCCAGATGGAGGAAGTGGATTAGATTTTAACTTCCCAGTAAACTTAAATCAAGCACCAAGTACATATCAAGATGCGGTAACAACAAACTTATTCTATTGGAATAATATTATGCATGATGTATGGTATCAGTACGGATTTGATGAAGCTTCAGGAAATTTCCAAGAAAATAATTATGGAAAAGGAGGTTCTGGTAGTGATTCTGTAAATGCAGATGCACAAGACGGTAGTGGAACTAACAATGCAAACTTTGCAACACCACCAGATGGAAGCAATCCAAGAATGCAAATGTTTTTATGGAATAGAACAACACCAGGAAGAGATGGTTCTTTTGATAATGGAATTATTGCACATGAATATGGACATGGAATTTCTATTCGTTTAGTAGGTGGTAGAAACTCAAATGTTCTTGGAGGTGGAGAGCAAATGGGAGAAGGATGGTCTGACTGGTTTGGACTAATGCTAACTATGAAGGCAGGAGATAAAGGAACAGATAGAAGAGGAGTAGGAACTTATGTTTTAGGACAAGGAAACGATGGACAAGGGATTAGACCAACTGTGTATTCTACTGATAGATCACAAAACGATACAGATTATGCAGATATCAATAACTTAAGAGTACCTCATGGAGTAGGGTATGGTTTTGCTACTATTTTGTGGGATATGACTTGGTTATTGGTAGATCAAGAAGGTTTTGATCCTAATTTTTACACAGGAACTGGTGGTAATAATATTGCAATGGCCTTAGTAATTGAAGGGTTGAAAAATACAGCTAGTAATCCAGGTTTTGTTTCTGGTCGTGATGCAATATTACAAGCAGATCAAGATTTGTACAATGGCAAGTACAAGTGCTTAATTTGGAAAGCATTTGCTGAAAGAGGTGTAGGAGAAGGAGCTAATGAGAATACAAATGGAGGCTTTAACTCTAATACTGATCAAACGGTATCATTTACCAATCCATGTGACGGAGGTAACCCAGATCCAGGGGCGTGTTCGGGAGATGTAACTTCTTTTCCATTTAATGAAAGCTTTGAAGCTGGATTAGGACAATGGAAAGATGCAACTACTGGAGATGATATAAACTTTACAAGAAACTCAGGAGGAACTCCTTCAAATAGTACAGGGCCTAGTGCAGCATCAGATGGTACGTATTATTTATATGTAGAAGCATCTGGTAATGGAACAGGTTATCCAAATAAAAGAGCCATTTTAAACTCACCATGTTTAAACTTTAGCTCATTAACTAAGCCTAACTTAGCCTTCCAGTATCATATGTATGGTAGTGCCATTGCTACCTTAACCGTAGAAGCTAGAAAAGATAATACAGGAACTTGGACATCTGTATTTAGTCAGTCAGGAGATCAAGGAAATAGTTGGAAAACAGCAAATGTAGATTTAACAGCTTATGCAGGAGAAGCTAGTGTACAGTTACGTTTTAACGTGGTTACTGGATCAGGAACTAGCGGATGGCAAAGTGATATTGCTATTGATGCAGTTGCCATTGCACAAGGAGATGGAGGAGGAGATCCAGATCCAACTTGTGAAGCTATTAATTTTAATGATTTCACAATCACATCATTCTCTAATCAAGATAGTGCAGGTGATTATTCAATTGGAAACTCAGGAGCTTCTTTAGCATTAACTAATAATACATGGAAGTATATCGCAATGAATTATACAGTTACAACAAATACAGTAATTGAATTCGAATTTAGTAGTACTTCTGAAGGAGAAATTCATGCTGTAGGATTTGAAAATGATAACTCATTAACATCTAGTAGATACTTTAAAGTGTATGGTACCCAAAACTATGGAGTTACTAATTTTGATGATTATGTAAGTGGAACCAAAAAGTATGTGATTCCTGTTGGAAGTTCTTATACAGGAGCAATGGACAGATTGGTATTTATTAACGATAATGATGCAGGTTCAGGAAACAATTCTACCTTCTCAAACGTTAAAATTTATGAGGGATCTTGCGGATCATCTGTAGTTGCTGTTAACGATTTTGATACTCGTGTAGATGTATTAGGAACACAAGATGAAGATATCTTTACGTCAATTCAATTAGCACCAAATCCAGTGAAGAAAGGTTACCAACTAAATATTATTGGACCTAATAATAGTATGTCTGGAGCATCATATAAAGTAATTAATATGTTAGGGCAAGTATTGGAACAAGGAAAATTGACCAAGAAAATAATTAATGTAGACAAGTTAAATTCAGGAGTATATATATTAAATATTGAAAATGAATTTACTAAAACAAATAAACGATTTATTATTGAATAG
- a CDS encoding secondary thiamine-phosphate synthase enzyme YjbQ → MKVYQKEVILTEYTRGYHLITDVLVKAIPEITTINMGQFQAFIKHTSASLTINENADPTVRVDFETHINKMIPENMPYYKHDYEGADDMPAHIKSSMLGCQVQIPITKGKLNLGTWQGIYLGEHRNYGGRRKIIVTIIGV, encoded by the coding sequence ATGAAGGTTTATCAAAAAGAGGTCATACTTACCGAATATACAAGAGGATATCATTTAATTACAGACGTGTTAGTTAAGGCTATACCAGAAATAACTACCATAAATATGGGGCAATTTCAAGCATTTATAAAACATACATCGGCTAGTTTAACAATTAATGAAAATGCGGATCCAACAGTGAGGGTGGATTTTGAAACACATATAAATAAAATGATTCCAGAAAACATGCCCTATTATAAGCATGATTATGAGGGAGCTGATGACATGCCAGCACATATCAAATCTTCAATGTTAGGATGTCAAGTACAAATACCTATTACAAAAGGAAAATTAAATCTAGGTACTTGGCAAGGGATTTATTTAGGTGAACACAGAAATTATGGAGGAAGAAGAAAAATAATAGTTACTATAATCGGAGTATAA
- a CDS encoding InlB B-repeat-containing protein, giving the protein MIKKLFFLCLLVTSVTHAQIPTTGLQAMYEFTGGSYTDAANGNNLTQTGTALTTVNDRFAAANNAVSLNGDHLTRTNINFTDLTLSFWIRTSTNDNNVRTIIDDSGRSSASFAHLEYGLYVYLRNGKIGISGKYSRTNTFNNQISNASFGQLSNTFVADGNWHHIVVSLDQNHTISSHSNTSSVFRHNTKIYVDNGTPDANNSTEYGRSLFASVNTNGNVTIANNRSGNLAAVNKYQDEIDDVFIYSRVLNPTEVGQLGVINNFCFVPSSSIISTSNITTTEATVAISETGTFDVAYHKTSEAFASATIVTGVTSGSSVLTGLEEFTEYQVYVREQCTSQTTGWSQPDSFTTNRNIGRIYVNHAATGSNNGVSWANAYTSLAEAFTNVQANEEIWVAQGTYIPHASDRTKSFTFGVAGIKLYGGFIGTETNISQRDVKANETILSGDLSANDDANLAFSNSTRNDNSYHVVYVNANNSLLDGFTISDAHTNGNTSELQHGGGVFYGAARDQEVRNCTFKNNVVTSGGAAIVIGINGNNGYTKIYNSIFHDNLARHATSIYYITQTSNIANAEVSSCLFYNNKAQNNGSSLGFAASGGWFRANAAGSRVNVELVNNTYVNNEDTGTSSSLNNFTRATVGIGYGSSGQITANVANNIFWNNTTVGGASAKAITGIHTTLGQNITVKNSISPDSFSTIPSGSVSNVLNADPQFTNAASNDFSLQATSTAIDAGDNNSLPFSVGYDVAGNPRLYNGTVDMGAFEQVCASNCYTLTINTVGEGSVTNNGNSISAVSVFNQNEVLSLEATADLAYSFQGWSGDATGTTNPLALTMDADKTITVTFANGPIYVDKDATGNNDGTSWVNAFTDLKAALNVANSNSSITSVWVAEGRYTPAASGRSSTFSINRENLEVYGGFDGTETLLSQRDVINHPTILSGDLSNNDTAIAMTHPTRNDNAYNVVKLNANNITLDGLTIRDGHANNAANNKTNVGAGVLVSETINGFNLKNCTIARNMTRAGGAVMSYFNADAVANIENCHFDNNRSRYGSGLYLLVNNNRTVTLNITNSLFTNNRSEKFTNTELGFSGSAVWARANGTAANLTTTITNCTFAKNVDIGTQASTQRGALSLSRRTDGNSTHNVTISNSIIYNNTGAGGATTHDVNRAHVSLPNQVLVNNSIGALNFSLIPSGNLTNTSNTDPLFKDVANNDFTLQPSSPAVNAGDNSKIPSGITKDLQGNNRILDATVDMGAYETVVIPRTLTLNATNGSISTNPNPTNGTYFEGTSVVLTATPDAGYQFDGWSGDATGSTNPLTITMDADKTVTATFSKIQRTLTVNATNGSVSTNPNPTNGTYDDGTSVVLTATPDAGYQFDGWSGDATGNTNPLTITMDADKTVTATFSKIQRTLTVNATNGSVSTNPNPTNGTYDDGTSVVLTAIPNAGYQFDGWSGDATGNTNPLTITMDADKTVTATFSKIQRTLTVNATNGSVSTNPNPTNGTYDDGTSVVLTATPDAGYQFDGWSGDATGNTNPLTITMDADKNITAMFSKIQRTLTVNATNGSVSTNPNPTNGTYDDGTSVVLTATPDAGYQFDGWSGDATGNTNPLTITMDADKNITAMFSKIQRTLTVNATNGSVSTNPNPTNGTYDDGTSVVLTATPDAGYQFDGWSGDATGNTNPLTITMDADKTVTATFSKIQRTLTVNATNGSVSTNPTPTNGTYDDGTSVVLTATPDAGYQFDGWSGDATGNTNPLTITMDADKTVTATFSKIQRTLTVNATNGSVSTNPNPTNGTYDDGTSVVLTATPDAGYQFDGWSGDATGNTNPLTITMDADKTVTATFSKIQRTLTVNATNGSVSTNPNPTNGTYDDGTSVVLTATPDAGYQFDGWSGDATGNTNPLTITMDADKNITAMFSKIQYELTIVKVGNGSIVASPSGTNGMYDEGTVVTLTATPDSGWQFDAWSGDVTGTTTTITITMGANQTVTGTFSQVTAGIDDEKLLKDFSVYPNPTAEVLNVKLQETVNNITIYTIQGKKVMQSKERVINVSELPSGIYLIKIDAKNNKTGLTKFVKQ; this is encoded by the coding sequence ATGATTAAAAAACTATTCTTTTTATGTTTATTAGTTACTAGCGTAACACATGCGCAGATTCCCACCACGGGCTTGCAAGCCATGTATGAATTTACAGGTGGTAGTTATACTGATGCAGCAAACGGAAACAATTTAACACAAACAGGAACTGCATTAACTACAGTTAATGATAGATTTGCAGCAGCAAACAATGCTGTAAGTTTAAATGGAGACCATTTAACAAGAACTAATATTAATTTTACGGATTTAACACTTAGTTTTTGGATAAGAACATCAACCAATGATAATAATGTAAGAACTATTATAGATGATAGTGGTAGAAGCTCAGCAAGCTTTGCGCATTTAGAGTATGGTTTGTATGTGTATTTAAGAAATGGTAAAATAGGTATTTCAGGTAAATACTCTAGAACCAATACATTTAACAATCAAATTTCTAACGCTTCATTTGGTCAACTATCTAATACATTTGTAGCTGATGGTAATTGGCACCATATTGTAGTTAGTTTAGATCAAAATCATACAATTTCTTCACATTCTAATACATCTTCTGTATTTCGTCATAACACAAAAATATATGTAGATAATGGAACACCAGATGCTAATAATAGTACAGAATATGGAAGGTCATTATTTGCAAGTGTAAATACAAACGGAAATGTAACTATTGCTAATAATCGTTCAGGTAATTTAGCAGCTGTAAATAAATATCAAGATGAAATAGATGATGTTTTTATCTATAGTAGAGTACTAAATCCAACAGAAGTAGGGCAATTAGGTGTTATAAATAACTTTTGTTTTGTACCGTCTTCTTCAATCATTTCTACAAGTAATATAACCACAACAGAAGCTACAGTAGCTATATCAGAAACAGGAACTTTTGATGTTGCTTATCATAAAACAAGTGAGGCTTTTGCGTCTGCTACTATTGTTACAGGAGTTACTTCTGGAAGTTCAGTTTTAACAGGTCTAGAAGAATTTACAGAGTATCAAGTATACGTTAGAGAACAGTGTACTTCACAAACAACAGGCTGGTCTCAACCAGATAGCTTTACAACAAATAGAAACATAGGACGAATTTATGTAAACCATGCAGCCACGGGAAGTAATAATGGGGTTTCATGGGCAAATGCATATACTTCATTAGCAGAAGCCTTTACTAATGTGCAAGCTAATGAAGAAATTTGGGTTGCTCAAGGAACCTATATTCCTCATGCTTCAGATAGAACAAAGTCTTTTACTTTTGGAGTAGCGGGCATAAAGTTATATGGAGGATTTATTGGTACTGAAACTAATATTTCACAGAGAGATGTTAAAGCTAATGAAACAATTCTTTCAGGTGACTTATCAGCGAATGATGATGCAAATTTAGCATTCTCTAACTCAACAAGAAATGATAACTCTTACCATGTAGTTTATGTGAATGCAAACAACTCATTACTGGATGGTTTTACTATCTCTGATGCACATACAAACGGAAATACTTCTGAATTACAGCATGGAGGAGGTGTTTTTTATGGAGCAGCCAGAGATCAAGAAGTAAGAAACTGTACCTTTAAAAATAATGTAGTAACTTCAGGAGGAGCAGCAATAGTTATTGGAATAAATGGAAATAATGGATATACTAAAATATATAATTCAATTTTTCATGATAACTTAGCTCGTCATGCAACTTCTATATATTATATCACACAAACTTCAAATATAGCAAATGCAGAGGTTTCAAGTTGTTTATTTTATAATAATAAAGCACAAAACAATGGTAGTTCTTTAGGGTTTGCAGCCAGTGGAGGATGGTTTAGAGCAAATGCAGCAGGTTCAAGAGTAAATGTAGAATTAGTAAATAATACTTATGTTAATAACGAAGACACTGGTACTTCAAGTAGTTTAAATAACTTTACTAGAGCAACCGTAGGTATTGGTTACGGAAGTAGCGGACAGATAACAGCAAACGTAGCAAACAATATATTTTGGAATAATACTACAGTTGGAGGAGCAAGTGCGAAGGCAATTACAGGAATCCATACCACATTAGGACAAAATATAACCGTTAAAAACTCAATTTCACCAGATAGCTTTTCAACCATTCCAAGCGGAAGTGTATCTAATGTTTTAAATGCCGATCCACAATTTACAAACGCAGCTAGTAATGACTTTTCTTTACAAGCAACTTCTACTGCAATAGATGCTGGAGATAACAATAGCTTACCTTTTTCAGTAGGTTATGATGTCGCTGGAAATCCAAGACTTTATAATGGAACAGTAGATATGGGAGCCTTTGAACAAGTATGTGCTAGTAATTGTTATACCTTAACTATAAATACAGTTGGAGAAGGATCAGTAACCAATAATGGTAATTCTATAAGCGCAGTATCTGTATTTAATCAAAATGAAGTGTTAAGTTTAGAAGCGACAGCAGATTTGGCGTATAGCTTTCAAGGATGGAGTGGAGATGCTACTGGAACTACAAATCCTTTAGCTTTAACTATGGATGCTGATAAAACAATAACAGTTACTTTTGCTAATGGCCCTATTTATGTAGATAAAGATGCTACAGGAAATAATGATGGGACTTCATGGGTAAATGCTTTTACAGATTTAAAAGCTGCTTTAAATGTGGCAAACTCAAATTCTAGTATAACATCGGTATGGGTTGCAGAAGGTCGTTATACACCAGCAGCAAGTGGTAGGTCTAGTACATTTAGTATAAACAGAGAAAACTTAGAAGTTTATGGAGGTTTTGATGGTACAGAAACACTGCTATCACAAAGAGATGTTATAAATCATCCTACTATTTTATCTGGAGATTTAAGTAATAATGATACGGCTATTGCTATGACACATCCTACCCGTAATGATAATGCTTATAATGTAGTAAAATTAAATGCCAATAACATAACATTAGATGGGTTAACTATTAGAGATGGGCATGCCAATAATGCAGCTAATAATAAAACCAATGTAGGAGCAGGGGTTTTAGTATCTGAAACAATTAATGGCTTTAATTTAAAAAACTGTACCATAGCTAGAAATATGACTAGAGCTGGTGGGGCAGTAATGTCTTATTTTAATGCAGATGCAGTTGCAAATATAGAAAACTGTCATTTTGATAATAATAGATCAAGATATGGAAGTGGTTTATACTTATTAGTAAATAATAACAGAACAGTTACTTTGAACATAACAAATAGTTTATTTACAAACAACCGCTCTGAAAAGTTTACAAATACAGAGTTAGGTTTTTCTGGAAGTGCAGTTTGGGCAAGAGCTAATGGAACAGCAGCTAACTTAACAACTACTATAACTAACTGTACGTTTGCTAAAAATGTAGATATTGGTACACAAGCAAGTACTCAAAGAGGTGCTTTGTCATTAAGTAGAAGAACGGATGGTAACAGTACCCATAATGTTACAATTAGTAACAGTATTATTTACAATAATACAGGAGCAGGAGGAGCTACAACACATGATGTAAATAGAGCTCATGTTAGTTTGCCTAACCAAGTTTTAGTGAATAACTCAATAGGAGCATTAAACTTCTCTTTAATTCCATCAGGAAATTTAACAAATACATCCAATACAGATCCATTATTTAAAGATGTAGCTAATAACGATTTTACATTACAACCTAGTTCCCCTGCTGTAAATGCTGGAGATAATAGTAAAATCCCTTCAGGAATAACTAAAGATTTACAAGGGAACAATCGTATTCTTGATGCAACTGTAGATATGGGAGCTTATGAAACAGTGGTAATTCCACGTACCTTAACGCTAAATGCAACCAATGGAAGTATAAGTACCAATCCAAACCCAACCAATGGAACTTATTTTGAAGGCACAAGTGTGGTGTTAACCGCTACACCAGATGCAGGCTACCAATTTGATGGATGGAGCGGAGATGCAACAGGAAGCACAAATCCATTAACGATAACCATGGATGCAGACAAAACAGTAACGGCTACATTTAGTAAAATCCAACGCACTTTAACTGTAAATGCAACCAATGGAAGTGTAAGTACCAATCCAAACCCAACAAACGGGACGTATGATGATGGAACAAGTGTAGTGCTAACTGCAACACCAGATGCGGGTTACCAATTTGATGGCTGGAGCGGAGATGCAACAGGCAATACGAATCCATTAACGATAACCATGGATGCAGACAAAACAGTAACGGCTACATTTAGTAAAATCCAACGTACTTTAACTGTAAACGCAACTAATGGAAGTGTAAGTACCAACCCAAACCCAACAAACGGGACGTATGATGATGGAACAAGTGTAGTATTAACAGCAATACCAAATGCAGGTTACCAATTTGATGGCTGGAGTGGAGATGCAACAGGTAATACAAATCCATTAACAATAACGATGGATGCAGACAAAACAGTAACGGCTACATTTAGTAAAATCCAACGTACTTTAACTGTAAACGCAACTAATGGAAGTGTAAGTACTAATCCAAACCCAACAAACGGGACATATGATGATGGAACAAGTGTAGTATTAACAGCAACACCAGATGCAGGTTATCAATTTGATGGCTGGAGTGGAGATGCAACAGGTAATACGAATCCATTAACAATAACCATGGATGCTGATAAAAATATTACAGCTATGTTCAGTAAAATCCAACGCACTTTAACTGTAAATGCAACTAATGGAAGTGTAAGTACCAATCCTAACCCAACAAACGGGACGTATGATGATGGAACAAGTGTGGTATTAACAGCAACACCAGATGCAGGTTATCAATTTGATGGCTGGAGTGGAGATGCAACAGGCAATACGAATCCATTAACAATAACCATGGATGCTGATAAAAATATTACAGCTATGTTCAGTAAAATCCAACGTACTTTAACTGTAAATGCAACTAATGGAAGTGTAAGTACCAATCCTAACCCAACAAACGGGACGTATGATGACGGAACAAGTGTAGTATTAACAGCAACACCAGATGCAGGTTACCAATTTGATGGCTGGAGTGGAGATGCAACAGGTAATACAAATCCATTAACAATAACGATGGATGCAGACAAAACAGTAACGGCTACATTTAGTAAAATCCAACGTACTTTAACTGTAAATGCAACTAATGGAAGTGTAAGTACCAATCCTACCCCAACAAACGGGACGTATGATGACGGAACAAGTGTAGTATTAACAGCAACACCAGATGCAGGTTACCAATTTGATGGCTGGAGTGGAGATGCAACAGGTAATACAAATCCATTAACAATAACGATGGATGCAGACAAAACAGTAACGGCTACATTTAGTAAAATCCAACGTACTTTAACTGTAAATGCAACTAATGGAAGTGTAAGTACCAATCCTAACCCAACAAATGGGACGTATGATGACGGAACAAGTGTAGTATTAACAGCAACACCAGATGCAGGTTACCAATTTGATGGCTGGAGTGGAGATGCAACAGGTAATACAAATCCATTAACAATAACGATGGATGCAGACAAAACAGTAACGGCTACATTTAGTAAAATCCAACGTACTTTAACTGTAAACGCAACTAATGGAAGTGTAAGTACTAATCCAAACCCAACAAACGGGACATATGATGATGGAACAAGTGTAGTATTAACAGCAACACCAGATGCAGGTTATCAATTTGATGGCTGGAGTGGAGATGCAACAGGCAATACGAATCCATTAACAATAACCATGGATGCTGATAAAAATATTACAGCTATGTTCAGTAAAATTCAATATGAATTGACTATTGTAAAGGTAGGAAATGGTAGTATAGTAGCGTCGCCAAGCGGAACTAATGGAATGTATGATGAAGGAACAGTAGTAACTTTAACAGCAACTCCAGATAGTGGATGGCAATTTGATGCATGGTCAGGAGATGTTACAGGTACAACAACAACAATTACAATTACCATGGGTGCAAATCAAACAGTAACAGGAACATTTAGCCAAGTAACAGCAGGAATTGATGATGAAAAGTTATTAAAAGATTTTTCAGTATATCCAAACCCAACGGCTGAGGTATTAAATGTTAAGTTACAAGAAACTGTAAATAATATTACAATTTATACCATTCAAGGTAAAAAAGTAATGCAGTCAAAAGAAAGAGTTATTAATGTTAGTGAACTACCTTCTGGAATTTATTTAATAAAAATTGATGCTAAAAACAATAAAACAGGGTTAACTAAGTTTGTTAAGCAGTAG